The sequence below is a genomic window from Coffea arabica cultivar ET-39 chromosome 4c, Coffea Arabica ET-39 HiFi, whole genome shotgun sequence.
AATAGGCGTCGGGTCCTATACATGATTCAAAAGAAATGAGACGCTTTTTCTTTGCTCTAGTAGCATTCCTTGCTTTTGTCTCCAATTAAAAGATATAAGGAGTGGAAATGCTTGGGGCCTAAGATCCTCCTGAAATTGAAGAAGAGATTAAAGATTGAGATTTATGTAGACAACCTAAATGAAATGCTTTCCATGGGCTATCTCTATCTTTTATGTTCTCCAATTAACTGTTTCTCTTCATCTATTTTTGTTGATTCATGACAATCTGGGAAGTCCTTTCTCATGTGGGAACAGTGTGATTGGACAAAATGGTTTCGACTTAGTAAACTTATGAGCTTTCCATGTTTAACTATTTCTCTTGCCAGTAAATGTGACTTGATCTCAATGACTCAGATGATCATTGCAGCAGGCAAGCGTGAATTTGTCCagtaaagtaataaaaataatgcGTGGTCTATCATTTTCTCCTGCTGTGCATGATTTTGGGTCCATTGGCACTATGACATACATTAGAAGCTCAAGCATTCAGTCTGTGGCACagttgattcttcttcttctttttatttttccccttctttttcAATAGTGCTCCTTACTGTGCTCTTGGATGCTAAGTTGCATTCTTCAAGGCACACCAAAAATTTCTATTTATGCTTTTCTCTTGTCTATTTGCCTAAGAATAAAATTTGGCTGACAACTGTAAGGTCGTGCATATAAATCTGCAATCAGAATACAATTAGGCCAACAAATGTGAAGTCCTGCATATAGATCTGCAAtcattaattgattcaaatatgCAAAGTAATTATTTCTTGTCCTACCTCTAACCAAATTGTAACTGATCAAGCAGGTCATAATGGCCTTTTAATTTCTGAAATATTGTCGTTTATCAATCTACCTCTGCAACACCATATGTGACCAAATTTGTGATTATGATATTTCCATTTCCAAAAGTTGTATTTATTATTGGCCCACTTCTCAATCAATCTAGTGGTACTGGTCTTTCCATATAAGAAAATTGTCTTTTGACTtgtcctttgtttttcttatttACGAGTCATATCAGCATAAGAGTATGTTGGATGTGCCATAAAAATTGATTTTGCATATTGTGTCGACTCGTATCCATTGTTGATTGGAGTAGTCCTTTTCCTCCATAGGTTATAAATGTGGGTGGTAAGGACTTCAGATTTACATGGTCGCGAGAGACAGGAGAACTTTGTGACATATACGAGGAGCGCCAAAGTGGTGAAGATGGTAATGGCTTACTTGTAGAATCAGGGGGTGCTTGGCGAAAGCTTAATGTGCAGCGGGTTTTGGATGAATCAACTAAAAATCATGTTAAAAAGCTTTCAGAGGAAGCCGAACGGAAACTTAAATCGCGCAAGTATGTTGTTTTTGTGTTTGAAGAATTTGTTTACATAGCGTATGTGATCTTTTTTATTAATGTTCTCTCTTCTCCTACTTTCTGTTATTTTGTGATGGCAGAGCAATTGTTCTAGACCATGGAAATCCTTCTATGAAAAGTCAAATGAAGGCACTAGCTGCTGCTGAGAGTACGTATTCTGTTCATGCTTTATGCTATACCTGTCAGAATTGTGTTTATATAAATGTTTTTATTTGAAGATGTAAGACCATTGGTTTTGAAAAATCCACTGTAGTATAAAATTGGAGTGTGCTATCCTTTTGGCCTATCTACtgttaaaatttttataaagtaCGTACCCATACATATATTGTTTGCCTTCGTTGCCATTGACACTAGCTGCCTTGAAGATTTGGACTGTGTGAGGTAATAGCATTCTTGAGTCTGTGTTTGTGACTGAAGGATCTTTCACATTTGTTGCCATGATATGTTGACATGCTTTGTGTActgcttgaagaaaaatgaaaaaatagtaGCTAATCATTCAGCATTTCCTTGCCTTCCAGTTTCTGGCAAGTATAACTACTTGAAGTTGTTCATTTTCTCGTTCAAATCAGTACTTCTAAAATAACAGGCAGGGGCAATTGGTTATCTCATTAAAATGTGAAAGCCAGATCTAAACTGTGCACAAGGCCGCCAGAAACTGCATTTTGGATGGGAGGAGATAGGTGTTGCACATCATTGTTTCTATGATGTTTGAGgctgttttatttgttaatgGAGCAATTTTATTGATGCTTGCTTTGTCTGATGAAATCTTCAAAGATACATTTGTTTCATTTTGGACTTTGTTTAATTTTGCTTTCCTtttagaaattcaagaaaatgaGAATTAGTATCCTATTATTCCAGTATCTATTGGAAGCTTAGGAACAAGTGGTAGCTGAAGATACAGAGAAACTATGCCATTGTGCTCGTGCCTGTTTTACTCTGTACATTATACAACAAGGTTTTAGGAGAAAAGCAATGAAATTTATAGCATTTTGTGTGAGATACATGTAAAGGAACATGGTGGAAGTATCCATATTGCAAGcgcataattaaaaaaaaagaacatgtgaatagcatgttttctgatataaattttttttttcaatttttttcaattgtAGAGGTTCATATTAATTTGGTTCCCAATGCAGTATTGGAGTTACGTAGATTTAGAAGTCCAATAAAGAATGTTGACTTTGATACCTTTTGTATTATTAGCTTTGCTGGAGAAAAGGGTAATTGTCCAGTGAACTCAATAAAATCTCGAAGGTCATGTGGATTTACGAAGTTATCATTTTAATCAATACGGCCAAAGCAACTTCTTACATCTGTATTGACATTTTATAACATTGGAATCAAGGAGCAATCCAACCCAGATCCAGGATTCTGTATTTAATTTTGGAAATGTAAATTTGGGACTGGCCTTGGGGAAAGGGATTTTATCTCAAGGTGGAAGTTTTCAACTGTTTTCTTTACCACAAAGATTGCCTTTGGTGTTCGGATTTATTTTAGAATGTGCTCATGAAGTGGGCCCAAAAGAAGGATGTTCTGTTCATTTCAGCAATGTTGTTTTAAATGTGGATCCTATCCTTTGTTACGTATGTGAATTTATGACACGTACACAAATATTTTCATCGTTCCTTCCAGGTAATCCTTGGCGAACAAAAGGAGCTCCTTTCAAGAAGCGGAATGCTGAGCCACCTCCAGGTAATTGGAAGATTGAAATCCATCACTTCATCCGTTAATTTGCTTTCTTTAGTACGAGTTTTTGTAATCGTGCAAAGCACAAAGGCAACTTAGGCTGTCATCAGATTCATTATAAAGATTTATTTtgtattcttttcattttctgctCTGCTATATTGATCTTCCATTTATTGCTATAGGAGGGCCCCCAAAATCTGTTCATAAATCTGGTTTGACTACAACACCACCTTTAAAGAGCAGGCGCCCAGCTTCACCTCCATCCTCTCCACCTGAGCAATCAGGTGCTCCAGGATCTCCATTTGGAAGTGGCAATATTATGAAGGGACATGTAAATGTTGAAGATTTCGGGTCTCTTCAAGCAACAAGTAGAACTGTTAGCTCTGACAATGATGCTACTGGCAAGGTGATTACTAGTGCTGGCAGGGGAAAACCAGCGCAGAAGGGAATAAAAGGGGCTCAACCCTCTGATCTGCGTAGTATGCTAATTTCTCTTCTTAGGGAAAGTCCTTCAAAGGGAATGAGCCTTAAGGTAATCTGCAAATCAGCTTCACTTGTGTTGTCTGGTTTCAGTAAtgctttccttttccttttgatattgAATCTAGGTAATTCATTCAAGTTATCCTTTACAATTTACTTCACTGTTGTAAGCCTATCTGCAGTAGAAACATCTTATTTTACTGGATGCTGTAGATGATGTGCTGTTTTGATTTTTATGATTACTTATGATTCATTAGGCCTTAGAGAAAGCCATTGGAGATACAATTCCAAATTCAGTGAGACAGATTGAGCCCATTCTGAAAAAAGTAAGTTGTTGAAAATCCTGATAAGATTATGAATGAGATTAAGGCAGATCCCTTATTGTTGTTTATATTTCACCAGATTGCCACATTTCAAGATTCAGGCAGATATTTCTTAAAACCAGGAGTTGAAATAGAAGGCTTCAAGAAAGCTTCATCTGGTAATCAAAGGTACCTGCTAAATTTGTTATATCTTTTTTCTCTCGAATTTATAAATCTCTCTTATTCCTATGTAGAATGCATGTATTACAAGACCAGCAAATGTACTATTCAAAATCAGAACTCAGCCAATTTATTCTCACCGGATCAAGGATATTTAGGGGAAAATTATAACCAACATTTTAGAACTAGGGAGTTATACTTTTTGTGACTAAACCTTGAAATAAGGCCTAAGCACCTTCATAAAccattttttccctcttttgccCTGTATTCTTTGGAAGGATTTTCTTTATAATTGAAATAGTGCTTAAGCAATTATCTTCTATTTTCTCGAAGCACACAATTGTTTCAGAAAATGTCTGTTGATAACTATTTGGAACTTGCATGCTACATTAGATGTATGGAAATATTATAAGTTAAATTCTCAAGAGACTAACAAGAACATTAAACGTTACCAAGACTATTTCAGAAAACGTTAAACCATGACAAGTATTTGCtgtataaatttattttttctagaCTACTGATATAAGACTTCTAGTATTTTTCTTGGGGAAAGATTATGGTTACAAAGGGTTAAATAGGAGAAGGCCTTTCAATTTGAAGTGGTCAGGAATTGGTTGAATTGTTTGTCAAAGGCAAGACTTTTTGGTCTTCATAAACCTTCAAAGGATTCATTTGTCCTTTACTGTACTAAAATTAGAAGAGTGAAGTATATCTGTGGTCGACCGCTAAGTTTGTGTTTGATAGGTATAAGTTTACCTCTAAAAGAAATAATGTGTAACAATGTGAATGATACTCTATGCTTTGGTCTATAATGCACACCACTAAGAACGGGTGCACTTCTTATTTATGGCTCTTCAGTGCACTTCAAGCTTGGGAGCTTATGTACAAGTATGATTGTGACCTTTATGCATATTGGTAACCTCCCAATAATATATATGAATCCTTGTCCTGGCTCAACATTTCTTTCCTTCCCCAACCCCCCAACCAATTCCTTGCCGCCACATGAATTGATCATAGGCCTGTATTATTAAATCAAAAAAGGAAAGCATGAATTTGTTTGCTAGCATTTCTGTAACTTTCAAATCAGCCTTGAATGTGAATTTGATACTGCTACTCTCTGCTTATCTCTTGCCACTGTGATAACTCTTGGTCAACTGATGTTTCAAGTCCCAGTTTAATGGCTAGTAAGGTCATGCTATCTTGGAATGCTTCCTAATTTCAGAATTCTTCTCAATTTGTATGGTGCATATATCTCTAGAATTagaaatgctttcgcagttctTACCTCCTGTTACATTTCCTCTTCAGTTCCCCTGAAGATAGTTACCATCAATCACCTGCCCAAGATGACCGACAAGCTGCTCCAGACACAAGCTTTCCCTTGAGATCTGATGCCAATGAAATGGATGAACAGGCTGAATTGGATTTTAAGAATGAAGCAGCACATATATCACAAGAAAAAGGTGTATTACATCATTCATATCTTTTTGGGGACAAAAAAGTCTCTGATAATAGTGAAGGGCCTATAGGTAGCTCCAGTGATAGTGGAAGTGATAGTGATAGTGAAAGTGACAGCAGTGATAGTGGAAGTGACAGTAGTAGGAGTCGAAGTAGAAGCCCAGCGGGAAGTGGGACGGGAAGTAGCAGTGACAGTGAAAGTGATGCCTCTACCAACAGCAAGGAGGCATCCGATGAGGATGTGGACATCATGACAAGTGACGATGACAAACAGGCAAAGTATAAATTGCAAGCTTCTGGGCTTGTGTCTTCTAGATCCCCACTTCTGTGGAGGACTTCAGATGTTGAGCCTGATCATATGGGCAGTGATGAGAAGCAAGATGGTCATGTTTCTGATGTAATCGAGATAGAGAAAGCTATGCCCGACGATCAACCTGCTGTGGGTATGGCTGCTGCTAGCATTTCAGTTCCTAATAAAGAAGGTCAAAAACCGGTTGAGCAGACCACACCTTCCTTGTACAATCATCATGAGGATCAAGAAAGAGAAGACCATATGGTGAAGATATATAAAGAAACAGGTAATATGTCCAGAGACAGATTTAACCATGGGCAGTCTGATAGTTCTGAGAAGGCATCCAGGGGTAAATACAAGAGGGTTTCAGATGAAAAGGATGTTGAAAATAAGCCTGACCGCAGTAAGAGATTTAAGCTTGGGAACTCACATCAAACAAAAGTCTCTCCATCTAGGACCACTGCTTTTGAGAACAGTTATCAAAATTCATCTCCTGATAGGTCTTTTGAAGAACTTCATAAGGGGCACAATAATCAGATGGCTGACAAAATTAAGAGAGATATTAATAGTGGCTTTGGATCACAAAAAAGCCACATTCATACAAGTTTAGGGAAATCGACTTCAGATTCTGTACAGCCGATTCAAAGATCTGCTGATTCCAGTGCACGTGCAAAACCTTCTGCTTCAGTAGAGAGGCCGGGTAAACATTCAGAGCACTTAGGCCGCAGCATTAAGCACCCTGAGAGATTGCATCCAATGACTGAAGGTGTTCCAGTTCAGAAAGATAAACCTAACAGGGAAATGCAAGACAACTATGGTTCTATTAGTTATAAGGGACCAGGTAAAgtctccaaggaagatttggGAGAAAAGTATACAGCTACTTTTGACTCCCGCCATAGAAAACATGAAGCATCTGGAAGTGTGAAGGATTTTGGATCAGTTTTGAACTCCAATCCGGGGTATCCTCTGAAGGATGAAAACATAAGTGCAAGGGACAGATCTGTTGTAAATGGACGACCAAATGCACTTCAAAGAGAGCTCTCAGACTTGGAGCTGGGTGAACTTCGTGAACCATTGCCTGAGGAAACGCCAGGATTCAGAAAGCAACTAGATAGAAAAAGCTCCTTTAAACAATTAGAGAACAAATCATTAAGTTCAGAAAATGGGAACTTAGATTCAAGTAAAGCAAAAGTAGGCAGTAAGATGAATGCTGACTCTAGGAAATCTTCTCCTCTACATACCAATATTCCATTCTTGGGCAGTTCAGAAGGCATATCAAATAGGGGGGTCCATGAAAACTCTGCTGAAGATCTTTTGAGAACTAATCAGAGGGTTGTACAATCTCAACAGAGGCACCAACCCAGAGTTGATTATGCTGATGCTGGAACCCAGCACAATAGAGTGGTGGAGTTGAGTGGCAAAAATAGACAAGGTGAGGCTGGAAGAAGCCTAGATGCTACCCCAGAAGTTCAGGGAAACATTCCAAGTAAAGGATTAGCTTCTGTGTCACAAGAGCATGATGCAAAGCAGGGGGCTGTGCCTCCTTCCAGAAAGGAAAGCAGAAGGCAAAAATCCAGTACAATCCCTGATTTAAATGATAAGCAAAAGGATACTTCTCTAACAGGGAGCAGTGATGGGTGTCAAAAGAGGAGAGAATCTTCTTCAGATGAGAATAGTTGTCCATATTCCAAGTATGAAAAAGATGAACCAGAGCTTAAGGAACCAATAAAAGATGGCTTTCAGTGAGTACTGCTGTTTTCTAGCATTGATAGAAGTTGTTTTTCGGTTGAGTATCAGTTTGCTTGAAAATTTGACATTGTGAATCCTGTTGTGCTTATCCCTTTTTTAGGTATAAAGAATATGTGGAGGAGTTTCAGGAGAAGTATGGTATCTACATTTCATTGAACAAGACCTTAGAGTCCTACAGGTAATTTCAACCAATTACTTACATTAGTGGTTTAAACTAGATAATTTCCAGTTAAGTTCTTGTTGTTGGTCTGGAAAGTTTAGGTTTTTTTTATCCACATTGTTATTTATATGTCCAGGGAAGAGTTCCTTAAATATGGGAGGGATCTTGAGGCTTCAAAAGACAAGGATATGGACAGATATCATGATGTTGAGCGGCAAATAAAGGAATCTTATCGGCATTGTGGAGCGGTACTTTTGTTGTTGCCTTCCTCATCTGGTGGTTTCTGCTTGTTGGAAAGCTGTGTGTCTTTGTGTTGCCAATGTATTTTCAT
It includes:
- the LOC113742331 gene encoding uncharacterized protein, producing the protein MYGGSGKLGRGGGGGRGGGAGAKRNIHSTFHPPPLHRPPSAAAPGGRLSMGGAGAGAGPRNRTTSASAGAAAGAASSSSASASAEESFSLVTGNPLNFAMIIRLAPDLVEEIKRVESQGSVARIKFDANANNPAGNVINVGGKDFRFTWSRETGELCDIYEERQSGEDGNGLLVESGGAWRKLNVQRVLDESTKNHVKKLSEEAERKLKSRKAIVLDHGNPSMKSQMKALAAAESNPWRTKGAPFKKRNAEPPPGGPPKSVHKSGLTTTPPLKSRRPASPPSSPPEQSGAPGSPFGSGNIMKGHVNVEDFGSLQATSRTVSSDNDATGKVITSAGRGKPAQKGIKGAQPSDLRSMLISLLRESPSKGMSLKALEKAIGDTIPNSVRQIEPILKKIATFQDSGRYFLKPGVEIEGFKKASSGNQSSPEDSYHQSPAQDDRQAAPDTSFPLRSDANEMDEQAELDFKNEAAHISQEKGVLHHSYLFGDKKVSDNSEGPIGSSSDSGSDSDSESDSSDSGSDSSRSRSRSPAGSGTGSSSDSESDASTNSKEASDEDVDIMTSDDDKQAKYKLQASGLVSSRSPLLWRTSDVEPDHMGSDEKQDGHVSDVIEIEKAMPDDQPAVGMAAASISVPNKEGQKPVEQTTPSLYNHHEDQEREDHMVKIYKETGNMSRDRFNHGQSDSSEKASRGKYKRVSDEKDVENKPDRSKRFKLGNSHQTKVSPSRTTAFENSYQNSSPDRSFEELHKGHNNQMADKIKRDINSGFGSQKSHIHTSLGKSTSDSVQPIQRSADSSARAKPSASVERPGKHSEHLGRSIKHPERLHPMTEGVPVQKDKPNREMQDNYGSISYKGPGKVSKEDLGEKYTATFDSRHRKHEASGSVKDFGSVLNSNPGYPLKDENISARDRSVVNGRPNALQRELSDLELGELREPLPEETPGFRKQLDRKSSFKQLENKSLSSENGNLDSSKAKVGSKMNADSRKSSPLHTNIPFLGSSEGISNRGVHENSAEDLLRTNQRVVQSQQRHQPRVDYADAGTQHNRVVELSGKNRQGEAGRSLDATPEVQGNIPSKGLASVSQEHDAKQGAVPPSRKESRRQKSSTIPDLNDKQKDTSLTGSSDGCQKRRESSSDENSCPYSKYEKDEPELKEPIKDGFQYKEYVEEFQEKYGIYISLNKTLESYREEFLKYGRDLEASKDKDMDRYHDVERQIKESYRHCGARFKRLKKIFLVLHEELQHLKKMIHEFAAPYLKD